The Epinephelus moara isolate mb chromosome 21, YSFRI_EMoa_1.0, whole genome shotgun sequence DNA window tcctccacctgaggaaggacctcccccctgacctggagtgggcaatccacccttttccggctgaggaccatggcctcagacttggaggtgctgattctcatcccagccgcttcacactcggctgcgaaccgccccagcgagagctggaggtcactgttcgatggagctaggaagaccacgtcatccgcaaaaagcagggacgagatcctcccgtcaccgaacctgacaccctccaccactcggctgcgcctagaaattctgtccataaaagttatgaacagaaccggtgacaaagggcagccctggcggagtccaaccctcaccgggaacaggtccgacttactgccagccacgcgaaccagactcatgctcctttggtacagggactggatggcccttagcaaggggccaccaaccccatactcccggagcaccccccacaggatgcccctggggacacggtcgtaagccttctccaaatccacaaaacacatgtggactggttgggcaaactcccatgccccctccagcaccctggcgagggtaaagagctggtccacggttccgcgtccgggacgaaaaccacattgctcctcctcaatccgaggttcaactatcgaccggaccctcttctccagcaccctggagtaaaccttaccgggtaggctgaggagtgtgatccccctgtagttggaacacaccctctggtcccctttcttgaaaatgggaaccaccaccccggtctgccactccagaggcactgcccccgatgtccacgcaatgttgcagaggcgtgtcagccaggacagccctacaacatccagagccttgagatatccaggacgaatctcatccacccccggggctccgccgcctcggagttgtttcactacctcagcaacttctgccccagaaattggacgacccgcccccgagacccccgtctctgtttcctcactggaatacgtgttggtgggattgaggagctcctcaaagtattccttccaccgcccgacaatgtcctcagttgacgtcagcagctccccgcccccactgtaaacagtgtgagcaagttgccgccttccccccctgaggcgccggacggtttgccagaacctctttggagccgatcgatagtcttcctccatggcctcaccgaactcctcccacgcccgagtttttgcctcaacgactgccgctgctgcgctccgcttggcccgccggtacccgtcagctgcttccggagacccacagaccaaccatgccctgtaggcctccttcttcagcctgacggctcccctcacctctggtgtccaccagcgggttcggggattaccgccgcgactggccccagcggccttgcggccacagctcacaacagccgcctcgacaatggcagagcggaacaaggcccattcggactcaatgtccccctctgccctcgggacgcggtcgaagctctcccggaggtgggagttgaagatcatctggacaggttcttccgccaggcgttcccagcagaccctcactgttcgtttgggcctgccaggtctgcgcggcgtcctcccccaccatctgatccaactcaccaccaggtggtgatcagttgacagctctgctcctctcttcacccgagtgtccagaacatatggccgcaggtcaaatgatacgactacaaagtcgatcattgacctgcgacctaggctgtcctggtgccacgtgcaccgatggacatccttatgtttgaacatggtgttagttatggccaaactgcgacccgcacagaagtccaataactgaacaccactcgggttcagatcgggcaggccgttcctcccaatcacgcccctccaggtcccgctgtcattgcccacgtgagcgttgaagtcccccagcagaacaatggagtccccggtcggggcgctgtccagcacccgtcccagggactccaaaaagggtgggtactctgaactgttgttcggtgcataagcacagacaacagtcaggacccgttccccgacccgaaggcgcagggaagcaaccctttcgtctaccggggtaaaccccaacgtacaggcagagagtctgggggctatcaggaagcccaccccggccctccgcctctcacccggagcaactccagcgaaggagagagtccaacccctctcaaggactagggttccagacccggaactatgtgtcgaggtgaggccgactatatctagccggtagcgctcaacctcttccacaagctccggctccttccccgccagagaggtgacattccatgtcccaagagccaacttctgtaaccgaggatcggaccgccaaggcccccgccttggtctgctgcccaatccacattgcaccgaacccttctggatccctctgtgggtggtgggcccacagcgggacgagcccatgtagccggttcgggctgggcccggccggaccccatgggcgaaggcccgaccaccaggcgctcgcccacgggccccaaccccaggcctggctccagggcNggtggtgggcccacagggggacgagcccatgtagccggttcgggctgggcccggccggaccccatgggcgaaggcccgaccaccaggcgctcgcccacgggccccaaccccaggcctggctccagggcggggccccggtaaccctccgggccgggtacatGTGTCCTTGTTCgtgtccatcatgaagggtcttttgaatgATTTGATTGAATAATGTTTTAACCTCCAcactaaatacatatttaaaaaaaatagatgatataaggatatatttttattattattattattattattatataatatagacatatacaatattttataatgtataatatatttttagtataatattttaatgataataatttattattattattatgataataacaacaatcatAATACAATTTtagaatataaataatattttttaataaaaatcattttttattattattattattattattactatgatAATAACAACGACAATAATATAAttttataatataaataatcTATTTTtgataataatctttattattatttttattattgttatataatatagacataaaatattttgtaatgtataatgtattttcattataatgttattttaatgatGACAGTAatacattatcattattattattattattatgataataacaataataatacaatttcataatataaataatatatttttaatagtcttattatcattattgtcattattattgacattataatcattattatacTGCGTTTCTCCtccatagatgtataataatatcTCCTCTCTGAACTTCCGGTGAAGAAAAAAACGAAGCAAGCACGACACCGGAAATggaactaaaaaaaaagaagaaaaaaaaagaagctgaacCGTCAAAACATAAACAGAGCAGTCAACCTTGTGTGAACGCAGTTAGCTTTCTTTACAGTCTATCTTTTACCGAAAGCTTTATGCACGCATTCCTAATGTCGTGTATTTACGGTCAGAGAATTCCTAGTCAAGGCACTTAGCTCAACTGCTAAGTAGTGAGGTGGAGAGAATAAATCTGCAATAAAGATTAGGACTAAACTAAGAAGTACGCCTCGTCGGGCCTTCGAGTAGAGGTAACGTTAACGCAAGCTATGCTAGTTAGCCACTACAAGCAACGCTAGCTGCCTGCTCGCTTTTTGACAACCAGCTGTTTGGTTGTTCAGCCGGACTGACAGCGGTATTTAGTTTCGATATTCGGTAGCCGCACGCAGGCaagttagcattagctcacGGCTGTAACACTGTCAAGTAGTCGAGCACTGCAGAGGACAATGCACTGTAAAGCATCACAAAGCAAAATAGGGTATTAGTCAGGCCTGTGAGCCAGCTACCAGGCgagttggtttgtttgtgtggtcACAGGCAGCAGGAGAGAGGTGGTAAAATTAGCCTGGCTAGTAGTTTGGAAGCTGCGGAGCTAACAGGTAACTTGTGCCCCACGGCACACAGTGTGGCGTCGGGAGTTGACAACACTTTAGCGAGTGCAAACAGTGATGTCTGCTTACTTATGCATACAAGTTATCTGCTGTCTtaatttgatccattgttatcTTGTAACATTAACAACCTAAATGCTGTGTTTGTTCCAAGGTTCTCCCTCGGGTCGACGCAGGACAAAGGAGACAGGATGGCTGAGGCTGACGGCAAATCCACTGTGCTTAACGGTAAAGGATCACTGCAAGAAAATAACTACCTATTTATACTGACCATAACTGTGCCGGCTGTCATGCTCCTTAGCGCTGACAGATAATCAGAGGACATGTTTGCTTGTGCTAGGTGGCTCTGAGGAAAAAGAACCAGGAGAGGATCAACACAAAGAGGCAGATGCGTCTGGAAGCAAAGAGGGACAGACACAGTCATCTTCTGATGATGGTAACACCATTTTGTAGTTTTAACAACTCCCTAAAAGGTGCATGCTGCTAACATTGTTTGGTATTGTGGAAAATCtgcttaaatatatttttaattttgttcatATTTAAATACACATATCTTTGTTGCTGTGATACTTGATTATGCTGTTCCTGACATTGCTGGAGTTTAAGTTTCTTTAGGTTTTTCCATCCTGATGGGATTTAACATTGATATAGTTTCACAGTGGGTTTTTTGCAGCACTTGCACACCTTTTGTTGAATCTCCCAGTGAGACAGTGATGTCTTAACCCTATCCTCCATGGCTCTGGCTTTCCCTATTTCTGTAGCTCCCAAAGAAACAGGAGAGGCCTCTGGAGACAAGCCCATGCCAGATGTAGAAGTAGAGACAGGtgaaaacagagagggagaggaggaagaggacacTGACAGCATGGATGGCAGTGGTCTCTACTCCCTGACTGAGGATGGTGAAAGAGAGAGCGAGGGAGGAAGACGGGAGAGAGCAAAGGATAAAGACGGTGGGAAAAGGGCAGCAAGAAAGAGGAATAGACCTGGCGGTGGCTCCAACCACTCCACCAGCTCAGATGAAGATGACGATGAGGACGAAGAAGAACAGAAAGATGATGAAGACGATGATGAGGCTATGGAGGCATGGCTGGGAGCAGAGCTCCGTGATCTGCGTGGTCCTATATGGCGGGCGATACCCTCGCTGCGCTCCAGGGAGATTGGCAGGGACTCACACCAGTTTGTGAGGCGCGTGTGTGGAGCCCGTGGTCTCGTGCAGAGGCTGGAGCTCCAGGGTCGACTGGAGAGGCACACAGGCTGCGTCAACACATTGCACTTCAACCCCTCGGGCACACGCCTGGCTTCAGGCAGCGATGACCTGCGAGTGGTGATCTGGGACTGGGCTATCCGTCGTGCTGAGCTGGAGTTTGACAGTGGCCACAAGAGCAATGTCTTTCAGGTAAGGGACAACAAAGATCTTTACCTTTGGGAACAGAGAAGTAAAAACTTGCTCGAAAAATGAGTAGACGCAGATTGAAATGACATCAGAACATTATAATGAGTCTTCTCCCTTTCCGTAATCCACATAGGCAAAGTTCCTGCCTCACAGCGGAGACTCCACCTTGGCCATGTGTGCCCGAGATGGTCAGATCAGAGTTGCTGAGCTCTCTGCCACACAGCGGTGCAAGAACACCAAGCGGGTAGCACAGCACAAAGGGGCAGCACACAAGGCAAGTGTTTGTACTGCATGTGTAGATAGAAATGATAAGGTGTTTGTGCCATGAATTGGGGCTTTGGTAAATAAGACTCCAACTGCCTGATGATAAAGtatggtctgtgtgtgtttcttctgcCTATTTTTGTTCCAGCTGGCCCTCGAGCCAGATTCCCCCTGCTCCTTTCTGTCCGCTGGAGAGGATGCTGTGGTGTTTGGTATTGACCTGCGTCTTGACCGTCCTGCCAAGTGAGTGAAAACATATTTAAGTTGACCAAAATGAAAGTCTGTTGAACTTCTAAACTGACTGGCGTGTGCAATAGGACAGCAAAATAACATAACTTACAATATTATACACTGCTAATGACTGATTTCTGTTAAGGCAATCACAACTGTCCGTTTTAGGCTATAGTATCCTAGTATGTAATATCCTGTCAGTGTTGGTAAACGCCCACTATTAAACACGTTCCTCTTTGccattgtttttctgtgtttgccCCATGTCGTCATGATTTTCAAAACTTCCCCTTGCCAGAGCTAAtacctgttttttctttgtgtccccTTTAATCTGTGTGGCAGTAAACTGGTGGTTGTGAAGGAGGGCGATAAAAAAGTGGGGCTGTACACCATTTTCGTCAACCCAGCCAAGACACACCACTTTGCTGTGGGCGGAAGAGATCAGTATGTGAGGTATGAAACGGATTGTGATTCTAGTGCTGATTATAGCATGATAATATTTGATATTGTTGCTTACTGTCTCTTTCAGTCAGTGTATTGCAttcagtagatgtcagtcggcctGCCTGGTTGGTGTCTGACATGGAGgctaagcagtgtactgctgtggaggggtcaacaacaacaacaaaatgtattttagccacttaaaaaaatcaatatcagtttaagtgtacactgtaTTTAGACTATGTTTACTACTTTACCTTACTGTTCGACAGCGATTTCCGACAGGGACCCGAAGCAGCTTCAgcgctctcctcaaagccagactccattgagaaaaacagtgatttaacactgctggacacaggagctgctggtctaccgctgcctcaatcagtttctttgtttatgttattgtgtgactttggtgtttgaaagggttagttcagattcaccaaagtcacacaacaacacaaactaactaagtGATCGAGGCAGCAGCTCTGGGGTTCACTttgccaaaattactgtttttgtttatggagtctggtggcttgacgagagcatagatgagGAATTGAAGCCGCCAACGGCTTCCCTGTAGAAACGGGCTGTCTGATGAAAAGGTAAAGCATTAAAAATACTGTCAATTTATTATAATCTTAAACTGTTTCAAGCTTTTGTTTTAGGTGGGACCTTTTTATAGGTTGCTAAAATGCGTTTTGAGTTCCCACTGtccacagcagaacattgcttagcttctgtgtcagcatgcccccagtttggaggagTGGCAggtgacatctactgtatgtaatacactgaatagtgataagtacctcatacaaccccacaaAAAATCGGAATCATCCCTTTTACttcttcattattttttattttctcactttcccctctcctcaccctttTTAGGATCTACGACCAGAGGAAAATCAATGAGAATGATAACAACGGTGTCCTGAAAAAGTTCTGTCCTTCACACCTGGTATCCAGTGAATCCAAAACCAACATAACCTGCCTTGTGTACAGTCACGATGGCACAggtaaaaacaaatgcacaatgAATTCATTTTAAGTGTATAAAAACCATCTTATAATGTCCTATCATAGACAGAgcaaaaataaagacatgaaacaGCTTGCATGaaaattgttttatatttctatggTATGATTTAATTTCTTGCAATCCCCATAACCCTTCATCCCATTTatatatgaatgaattttgATTATCCTCCCCTAATTTCTTATTCTGTTATGAACATATTTtagaaatattgaaaataatgaGCCCCGCACTTGATGTTTGCTTGACTTCTTAAAATGCCCAAACTTCTGCCCTTCTTCCTGATGCAACCACAATGCAATATCAGTGACATTGGTGAGGTCTATCCTAAAAAGCATTAGTGTGTTCTCATCTGCAGAACATCAGTAAGGTCAGGTTTAGAGCCTGTAACAGGAATTTAATTATGTCCAATTTATATTTATCTTGAAATCAACAACCTCATTGAGCTTGTGTGACTCTCCTCTGTCTGATAGAGCATCTTCTGCCTTTATGGAACTGAAGGGGATTAAACCAAAGTGTCTGTGATCCTTTCTGTCTGTGCAGAGCTCCTGGCCAGTTACAACGACGAGGACATCTACCTGTTTGACTCTAACCACAGTGATGGTGCTGACTATCGCAGGAGATACAAGGGACACCGCAATAATGCTACAGGTGTTAAATTCAGCTCCTAATAACAGCAATGATTTATTACAGTGATAAACTAAGGccctttgttttaaaaatcaaacatgtctGCCATAGCCCAGCTTCACCAGCATTTGCCTGAAGACTGACTGTTATGATTTGGCCGATGAAAGCTCCTTAATACTCTTGTGTATTTATGGGGCACTTATTTTCCTGCACTTTCCTGCAGTGCACTGCACTATAAGGAGACTCTGGTTAGCACACAATAACTCATCCTCTTTCATCTTCACCTCTTTCTCACAGTGAAGGGGGTGAACTTCTATGGGCCATGCAGTGAGTTTGTGGTCAGCGGCAGTGACTGCGGACACATCTACCTGTGGGACAAGCACTCTGCTCGCATCGTCCAGTTTATGGAGGGAGACAGGGGAGGAGTGgtgagtcagagagagagagagtaataTAATTTTGTTGGGTTCAAAGATGACTTAGGAAAAGATTTATAAACACAGTGCGTCTGTCATCTCATTGTCTTAGTGTTGATTACCCATAATTTGTATTCAGTTGCAGCAAAAtactattttttaatattttattgtgatAAAAATACACTTGCACTATGTACTGGCTGTGTATTTTCTTTAACAGTAGAGTTAGCTTGTTGCTCATACACCCATACCAAGAAAATTCTCTGTAAAATCTCATCTTCATATTGTTCACCTCAGTCTTTCTTGCTGCCTTTGACAACTACAGGTGAACTGTT harbors:
- the dcaf8 gene encoding DDB1- and CUL4-associated factor 8; this translates as MAEADGKSTVLNGGSEEKEPGEDQHKEADASGSKEGQTQSSSDDAPKETGEASGDKPMPDVEVETGENREGEEEEDTDSMDGSGLYSLTEDGERESEGGRRERAKDKDGGKRAARKRNRPGGGSNHSTSSDEDDDEDEEEQKDDEDDDEAMEAWLGAELRDLRGPIWRAIPSLRSREIGRDSHQFVRRVCGARGLVQRLELQGRLERHTGCVNTLHFNPSGTRLASGSDDLRVVIWDWAIRRAELEFDSGHKSNVFQAKFLPHSGDSTLAMCARDGQIRVAELSATQRCKNTKRVAQHKGAAHKLALEPDSPCSFLSAGEDAVVFGIDLRLDRPANKLVVVKEGDKKVGLYTIFVNPAKTHHFAVGGRDQYVRIYDQRKINENDNNGVLKKFCPSHLVSSESKTNITCLVYSHDGTELLASYNDEDIYLFDSNHSDGADYRRRYKGHRNNATVKGVNFYGPCSEFVVSGSDCGHIYLWDKHSARIVQFMEGDRGGVVNCLEPHPHLPGMATSGLDHDIKLWAPTAESPTGLKGLKEVMKKNKRERDEDSVRHGDQYDTQLLWFLMRHMRNRRPPRARREGADADTDESWSSPDSSDEEEGGPDHVQCMSS